The Triticum dicoccoides isolate Atlit2015 ecotype Zavitan chromosome 6A, WEW_v2.0, whole genome shotgun sequence genome has a window encoding:
- the LOC119315616 gene encoding uncharacterized protein LOC119315616: SPAAAPLDDDDLLSEILLRLPPQPSSLPRASLVCRRWRLLVSDPRFARRFRLHHRRNPPLLGLLHIGFRTRELSFVPTLEPPNRVPPGRFSLKFDGVVLLGCRHGLVLVYHASWKQILVWDPVTADQHRIAVPPGFARDEGRPLISGSVLRAAGDAQHFHVALTVVDYEDKQHRQALACVYSSETGVWGDVVLTPLPSKASVRTLVITDKTAVLVRNSLYWLLLGNLDGLLEFDLERQVLAVIRMPMDLVAKGSYDICVMQGEDGGLGLFCVLQLDYIAQLWERKSDCHGVASWVLGRTIELDKLIPMNLAEKMPVVVLGFDEDNNVVCLWTPSVFFMVHLESLQSKKLFEANFIFGCHPFESVYTAETDIGGGHDGAGLLQNT; encoded by the exons tcgccggcggcggcgccgctggACGATGACGACCTgctctccgagatcctcctccgcctccccccaCAGCCATCCTCCCTCCCCCGCGCCTCTCTCGTCTGCAGGCGCTGGCGCCTCCTCGTCTCCGACCCTCGCTTCGCCCGCCGcttccgcctccaccaccgccgcaACCCTCCCCTCCTCGGCCTCCTTCACATAGGCTTTCGAACTCGCGAGCTCTCCTTCGTGCCTACTCTGGAGCCCCCCAATCGTGTCCCGCCCGGGCGCTTCTCTTTGAAGTTCGACGGCGTCGTGCTCCTCGGATGTCGCCATGGCCTGGTACTCGTCTACCACGCGTCTTGGAAACAGATCCTGGTGTGGGATCCTGTCACCGCCGACCAGCACCGGATTGCCGTCCCCCCTGGGTTTGCGAGAGATGAGGGGCGCCCCCTGATCAGTGGGTCGGTGCTTCGTGCTGCCGGAGATGCCCAACACTTTCATGTAGCCTTGACAGTGGTAGACTACGAGGACAAACAACACAGACAAGCTCTCGCATGTGTGTACTCGTCAGAGACCGGAGTATGGGGTGATGTCGTCTTGACACCGCTTCCATCCAAGGCTTCTGTGCGCACGCTGGTTATTACAGATAAGACCGCTGTGCTAGTTCGGAATTCTCTTTACTGGCTGCTTTTGGGGAATTTGGATGGATTGCTGGAGTTTGATTTGGAGAGGCAGGTCCTAGCTGTGATACGGATGCCAATGGATTTGGTTGCCAAGGGAAGTTATGATATCTGTGTGATGCAGGGAGAGGATGGTGGTCTTGGTCTCTTCTGTGTGCTGCAGTTGGACTACATTGCCCAATTATGGGAGAGGAAGTCTGATTGTCATGGTGTTGCTTCATGGGTGCTAGGAAGAACTATTGAACTGGACAAGCTAATTCCCATGAATTTAGCTGAGAAAATGCCCGTTGTGGTACTGGGGTTTGATGAGGACAATAATGTGGTGTGCTTGTGGACACCATCTGTCTTCTTTATGGTCCATCTCGAGTCATTGCAGTCCAAGAAACTTTTTGAAGCCAACTTCATTTTTGGTTGTCACCCATTCGAAAGTGTCTACACTGCAG AAACAGACATTGGTGGTGGACACGATGGGGCTGGTCTTTTGCAGAATACATAA